One Candidatus Aminicenantes bacterium genomic window carries:
- a CDS encoding lmo0937 family membrane protein, producing the protein MLETIIVILVVLWALGFFAFHVSTGLIHALLVIALIVLIIRLLQGRRVV; encoded by the coding sequence ATGCTTGAGACCATCATCGTCATCCTGGTTGTGCTGTGGGCTCTGGGATTTTTCGCGTTCCACGTCAGCACCGGCTTGATCCATGCCCTTCTGGTCATCGCTTTGATCGTCCTGATCATCCGCTTGCTGCAGGGCCGGAGAGTGGTGTAA